The DNA segment CCACTTTCGTCAATCTTATCGACCCGTAATCTGTATCTAATCTCATATTGTGATCTTAGTATATCAAAAATTGAAGCGTTACCCCAAATGTAATCCTTTAGCATTTCTTGAGAGCCAAGAAAAAAGGCGATCCAGCAAAGTGGAATCGCCCGAGACCAACAACTATTAGTGATTACGATATGCGACGTACTTTGTCAAATCCTCAAGTAAAGAATGATCCATTTGTACGTTTCGAAGAGAAGCCAGTGCTGCTTCAAGGTGGTAGGTTAGTTTTTCTTTAGCCCCATCCATACCTAGCATGCTTGGGTATGTTCCTTTATTGTTGGTTATATCGCTTCCAACTGGTTTTCCGATCGTATCCGCATCGCCCTCAATATCTAAAATATCATCTTTAATTTGGAACAACAGTCCTAATTCCCTTCCAAATTGTCTAAGATGCAAGATATCTTCTTCAGTCGCATCGGCAAGAATGGCTCCAGCAATAAGCGATCCAATAATTAAATCACCGGTTTTATGATGGTGGATATGCTCTAATTCTTCAATAGATAGCTCCTTGTTTTCACCTTCCATATCAGAAACCTGTCCCCCAACCATACCTTGCGCCCCAGCTGCCCTGGAAATTTCGCGAATGAGAGAGACAATACGAGCAGGATCTTCATCTACGTTTGAAATTAGTTGAAAACTGTAGGTAAGTAACGCATCACCAGCGAGGATAGCCGTTGCTTCTCCAAACACTTTATGATTTGTAGGCTTCCCGCGACGAAGATCATCATCATCCATTGCTGGAAGATCATCGTGAATTAAAGAGTATGTGTGAATCATTTCAATGGCGCAGGCTACGTCCATCCCTTTTTTAATTGGCTTACCATATCCTCTAAGAACAGCCATTAACAGAACAGGTCTGATGCGCTTACCACCTGCTTGCAAGGAGTAGATCATCGATTTTTTTAATGAATCAGGTGTTTGCAATGCATCGATTGTTCGGATCA comes from the Alkalihalobacillus sp. FSL W8-0930 genome and includes:
- a CDS encoding polyprenyl synthetase family protein; amino-acid sequence: MTAELERFIESSKVEIEAQLIRTIDALQTPDSLKKSMIYSLQAGGKRIRPVLLMAVLRGYGKPIKKGMDVACAIEMIHTYSLIHDDLPAMDDDDLRRGKPTNHKVFGEATAILAGDALLTYSFQLISNVDEDPARIVSLIREISRAAGAQGMVGGQVSDMEGENKELSIEELEHIHHHKTGDLIIGSLIAGAILADATEEDILHLRQFGRELGLLFQIKDDILDIEGDADTIGKPVGSDITNNKGTYPSMLGMDGAKEKLTYHLEAALASLRNVQMDHSLLEDLTKYVAYRNH